One window from the genome of Drosophila albomicans strain 15112-1751.03 chromosome 2L, ASM965048v2, whole genome shotgun sequence encodes:
- the LOC127565068 gene encoding uncharacterized protein LOC127565068, whose translation MRLIRSRFWILKLKVLVKSTISSCKACVIYKKRLQTQVMGDLPKERASYSRPFRHTRVDFACQFEVKNYIGRACLVTKGYVCIFVGFSTKAIHLDATSDLTTKKFLATFSNFIARRGCSQKMHSDNGKTFVGIDKVISTDFLEATRECIIAKHGHQSISWHFNPPGAPHMGRILEAGVKSFKALFYKTTSNTKYTIEELSTLLSKIEACLNSSLISPLSENPTDLIALTSAHFHR comes from the coding sequence ATGCGTCTGATCCGCTCCAGATTTTGGATTCTAAAGCTGAAGGTCCTCGTAAAATCCACCATCAGTTCTTGCAAGGCTTGTGTGATCTACAAGAAGAGATTGCAGACCCAAGTGATGGGAGACCTGCCCAAGGAAAGGGCGTCCTACTCGAGACCGTTTAGGCACACGAGAGTTGACTTCGCTTGCCAATTCGAAGTCAAAAACTACATTGGCCGAGCCTGCCTCGTCACCAAGGGATATGTCTGCATCTTCGTGGGCTTCAGCACGAAGGCGATCCACTTGGACGCGACGTCGGATCTCACGACTAAGAAATTCCTGGCcacattttccaattttataGCACGACGCGGGTGCTCACAGAAAATGCACTCGGACAACGGTAAGACTTTCGTTGGAATTGACAAGGTGATCTCCACTGACTTCTTGGAAGCGACGAGGGAGTGCATCATCGCAAAGCATGGTCACCAAAGCATATCCTGGCACTTCAATCCGCCGGGCGCCCCACATATGGGTAGAATTTTGGAAGCCGGCGTAAAGAGTTTTAAGGCTCTTTTTTACAAGACTACCtccaatacaaaatatactattgaaGAGTTATCCACTCTTTTGTCTAAGATCGAAGCCTGCCTTAATTCGAGCCTGATCTCTCCGTTGTCTGAAAACCCTACGGACCTGATAGCCTTGACTTCTGCCCATTTCCATAGGTGA
- the LOC127565060 gene encoding uncharacterized protein LOC127565060 — protein MSDNYYSSENFQYTQLNNSTSLQNDARFDKITDILLKIQKENRILKAEVVELKLSITKLAEEVITVKLENRKLHSTRGQHTDDLPDFRSLPFTNINEITNFDNDVQQDNENYNNLNNL, from the exons ATGTCTGATAACTATTATTCATCGGAAAATTTTCAATACACACAATTGAACAATTCAACATCAT TGCAAAATGATGCCAGATTTGACAAAATTACTGATatattacttaaaatacaaaaagaaaaccgaATTTTAAAGGCTGAAGTTGTGGAGCTAAAGCTTTCTATTACCAAATTGGCAGAGGAAGTGATTACcgtaaaattagaaaatagaaaacttcACAGCACCAGAGGGCAACACACGGATGATTTGCCAGACTTCAGAAGCCTTCCATTCACCAACATCAATGAAATTACCAACTTTGATAACGACGTACAGCAGGATAAtgaaaattacaacaattt aaacAATTTATAG